In Bacillus rossius redtenbacheri isolate Brsri chromosome 11, Brsri_v3, whole genome shotgun sequence, the DNA window TTACCCGCATGGACGTGATGCATTGGGTCGCTGTACTGGAACACTGACCTGGCGTGTCCGGCGTCGTCGTGGTGTCCGCGCTGACCATACCTGCTGCCATGGGGGCGGCCGAggagggcggcggcggcggtgtgGCGGCACCTTCCGCGGCAGGTGTCGGCGCGCCCCAGGTGGCTCGCGTGGCGGGCGGCGTTGTGCCCCAGGTGGTGCGCGTGGCAGGTGCCGGTGTGCCCCAGGTGGTGCGCGTGGCAGGTGGCGGTGGTATGTCGGCACCTTCTGCATCAGGCGGCGGCATGCCCCAGGTGGTGCGCGTGGCGGGCCGCGGCGGTGTGGCAGTGCCTTCAGCGGCACGTGTGATGGGTGTAGGTGGCGCCGGGTTGACTGTGAATGGCTCGACAGGTGGCTGATTCCCTTGAGAGTGTTGCAAAATCGTCGTTTTGCGATGCCGTTCCGTGCCAGCAGCTTTCTCAGCACCCGTGGGCGGCGCCGTCGGGGTAGTTCCTCCAGGTGATCTTGTGTTGTTTTGTCCTCTGGTGGACGTGGCAGCACGGCCGGTTCGCACCGCGTCAGCCCACTGTGAGTcttcacggcagttgggggcgtcGGCGTCGGTGGTGGTGTGATGACCACGCCATGGTATGGCGTTGACTCGGCAGTCTCGCAGTGTGTTGTCTCGCTGACGATGTTGCCCGACGTCGCACTAGCAATCCACTGGTCAGCTGGGGGCGGCGACGTCGGAGGCGGCGTCTGGAGTGGTAGCGTCGGTTGCGGCGGCGTCTGTTGCGGCAGCGTCTGGTGTGGTTGCGTCAGTTGCGGCGGCATCTGGTGTGGTTGCATCAGTTGCGGTGGCGTCTGGTGTGGTTGCGTCAGTTGCGGCGACGGCGTCTGGTGTGGTTGCATCAGTTGCGGTGGCGTCTGGTGTGGTGGCGTCTGTTGCGGCGGCGTCTGGTGTGTTGGCTGTTGCGGCAGCGTCTGGTGTGGTGGCAGCGGCGTCTGTTGTGGCGGCGGCGACTGTTGCGGCGGCATCTGGAGTGGTGGCGTCGGCGGCGTCAGTTGCGGCGGCGTCTGGTGCGGTTGCGGCGTCTGTTGAACTGTAGTCTCACGCAATGGCCACGTGTCGGCGTCCGCACAGTACAACTTCATTCGGCACGGTTCACATGTAAAGCCAAACATCCACGCCTCTTCACGAGCGGTCGGATGTAGACATTCCTCGTGCCTCAGATTCCCACACTCCTCGCAGAACCACCCATcagatgtcccgccggggcatgaaGGCGCGCAGCATTTCGTCACGCCGTACATCCGGTATTCGAAACAAAATCCACATTCATAATTGGTAAAGTGCTCGCAACTCTCGCCTGACTCTGGAAAGTCTGCGTCGGCCCACGACTCATATGCTTCCTGGTAGTCGTTCATGATTGTCACGACGTGTAGCCTCTGTGTCGTAGTCGCGATCGCTCAATCTCAGTCACGTCTCGGGGCGTCTCGCTCAGTCGCCAGCAGGTTCCCGTTCCACTCTCGACTCGTGCACGTCTTGTCTCGTTATCCACACCACTCGCCCTGCTCGTAGTTATCTGCCATTATCCGTTACTCGT includes these proteins:
- the LOC134536542 gene encoding testis-specific gene A8 protein-like, which translates into the protein MNDYQEAYESWADADFPESDAAATDAADATTPDAAATVAAATTDAAATTPDAAATANTPDAAATDATTPDATATDATTPDAVAATDATTPDATATDATTPDAAATDATTPDAAATDAAATDATTPDAASDVAAPS